The following are encoded in a window of Bacillus xiapuensis genomic DNA:
- a CDS encoding GspE/PulE family protein — MRKQRKRLGDLLVDAGLITEDQLQQALADKAEGQKLGDALLQRGYITEQQLIEVLEFQLGIPHVSLYRYPIDLKLLTLIPKEMAKRQLIIPLKKEENRLFVAMVDPMDYYTIEDLRLSTGFQIETAIATKDDIVRTVNKYYDMDDSFDELIQPDSETKSGSEEVLEDDSPIVRLVNQLLSNAIAEKASDIHIDPQETKLLIRFRIDGMLRTERQLPKHMQNMLIARIKILANLDITEHRVPQDGRIKTNVDFRPIDMRVSTLPTIFGEKVVMRILDLSSALNDLKQLGFNKVNLRRFGEMIEQPNGIVLITGPTGSGKSSTLYAALNKLNTEEVNIITVEDPVEYQLEGINQIQVNPHVGLTFAAGLRSILRQDPNIIMVGEIRDKETAEIAIRASLTGHLVLSTLHTNDSISTITRLIDMGVEPFLVASSIVGIVAQRLVRRVCRDCAREEEPTKREQLIFSKRGLTLDKVLRGRGCASCNMTGYKGRVAIHEVLTVTEEMKKQVLNDESLAKLKETARKDKTIFLLDDGLLKVKQGMTTTEEVLRVALME; from the coding sequence ATGCGCAAACAAAGAAAACGACTGGGAGACCTGCTTGTGGATGCGGGTCTGATAACAGAGGATCAGCTGCAGCAGGCGCTGGCGGATAAGGCGGAAGGACAGAAGCTTGGGGATGCACTTTTGCAGCGGGGGTACATCACTGAACAGCAATTAATTGAAGTTCTCGAATTCCAGCTGGGCATTCCGCATGTCAGCCTGTACCGCTATCCGATTGATCTGAAGTTGCTGACGCTGATTCCAAAGGAGATGGCGAAACGCCAGTTGATCATTCCGCTGAAAAAAGAAGAAAACCGGCTGTTTGTGGCGATGGTGGACCCGATGGATTATTACACGATTGAGGATCTGCGCCTGTCTACGGGATTTCAGATTGAAACGGCGATCGCAACCAAGGATGACATCGTCCGGACAGTCAATAAATATTACGATATGGACGACAGCTTTGATGAGCTGATCCAGCCCGATAGCGAGACTAAGTCAGGGAGCGAGGAGGTGCTGGAGGATGATTCGCCGATCGTGCGTCTCGTCAACCAGCTGCTGTCCAATGCCATCGCCGAAAAAGCGAGCGACATTCATATTGATCCCCAGGAGACGAAGCTATTGATCCGCTTCCGCATAGACGGCATGCTGCGGACGGAACGGCAGCTTCCGAAGCACATGCAAAATATGCTGATTGCGAGAATCAAAATATTGGCCAATCTCGATATTACCGAGCATCGTGTTCCGCAGGATGGACGCATTAAAACGAATGTGGATTTCCGTCCGATTGACATGCGTGTGTCGACGCTGCCGACCATTTTTGGAGAAAAAGTGGTGATGCGGATATTGGATTTGAGCAGCGCACTCAATGATTTAAAGCAGCTCGGCTTTAATAAAGTAAACTTGCGCCGCTTTGGAGAGATGATTGAGCAGCCGAATGGCATCGTGCTGATTACCGGCCCGACCGGCTCAGGTAAATCATCGACCTTGTATGCGGCACTTAATAAGCTGAATACGGAAGAGGTCAATATTATTACCGTAGAAGATCCAGTGGAGTATCAGCTGGAGGGCATCAATCAGATCCAAGTCAATCCCCATGTCGGGTTAACGTTCGCGGCCGGTCTGCGTTCGATTTTGCGCCAGGACCCCAACATCATCATGGTTGGGGAAATCCGTGATAAAGAAACGGCAGAAATCGCTATTAGAGCTTCGTTAACCGGACATTTAGTCTTAAGCACACTTCATACGAACGATTCAATCAGCACCATTACCCGGCTGATCGATATGGGAGTAGAGCCTTTTTTAGTGGCGTCCTCCATTGTTGGGATTGTAGCACAGCGGCTAGTAAGACGGGTATGCCGTGATTGCGCTCGGGAGGAAGAGCCAACGAAACGGGAACAGTTGATTTTCAGCAAAAGGGGACTGACGCTTGATAAAGTGCTTCGCGGCCGCGGCTGCGCGTCCTGCAATATGACAGGCTATAAAGGGCGGGTTGCGATACATGAGGTGCTGACGGTAACGGAAGAAATGAAGAAACAAGTTTTAAACGATGAATCCTTAGCAAAATTGAAAGAAACCGCGCGCAAAGATAAAACGATTTTTCTGCTGGATGACGGCTTGCTGAAAGTCAAGCAAGGAATGACGACAACAGAAGAAGTGCTTCGCGTCGCGCTAATGGAGTAA